In Spinacia oleracea cultivar Varoflay chromosome 5, BTI_SOV_V1, whole genome shotgun sequence, a single window of DNA contains:
- the LOC110800278 gene encoding uncharacterized protein produces the protein MIEGSSGSWVDDLPGVLWSARTTVKESTGQTPFSPVYGSDAVLPVEVGIPSPRVTYYDYEKNEAEKRVNLDLLPETRGNTLLKSIAYKQKIARYFNKRVRPWPLHEGDWVLRKIEATGRRSTLGKMGPN, from the coding sequence ATGATCGAGGGATCTAGTGGTTCTTGGGTCGATGACCTGCCTGGTGTCTTATGGTCGGCTCGAACCACTGTCAAAGAATCTACTGGGCAAACTCCTTTTTCACCTGTCTATGGAAGTGACGCCGTCCTTCCCGTCGAAGTTGGCATTCCCTCACCCCGAGTCACTTACTATGATTACGAGAAAAATGAAGCCGAAAAAAGGGTTAATCTCGACTTGCTCCCCGAAACAAGAGGAAACACTCTGCTCAAGTCCATTGCCTATAAGCAGAAGATTGCTCGGTACTTCAACAAAAGAGTTCGTCCTTGGCCATTGCACGAAGGAGATTGGGTACTGAGGAAAATTGAGGCAACTGGCCGAAGAAGCACCCTCGGAAAAATGGGACCTAACTAG